A stretch of the Bos indicus isolate NIAB-ARS_2022 breed Sahiwal x Tharparkar chromosome 13, NIAB-ARS_B.indTharparkar_mat_pri_1.0, whole genome shotgun sequence genome encodes the following:
- the LOC109567627 gene encoding dihydrodiol dehydrogenase 3-like, translating to MKPGEELLPKDENGKIILDSVDLCRTWEALEKCKEAGLTKPIMVSNFNHKQLEKILNKPGLKYKPVCNQVECHPYLNQSKLLDFCKSRDIVLVAYSALGSQRVKGW from the exons ATGAAG CCAGGGGAGGAATTGCTTCcaaaagatgaaaatggaaaaattatattAGACTCAGTGGATCTCTGTCGCACATGGGAG GCCCTGGAGAAGTGTAAGGAGGCAGGGCTGACCAAGCCCATCATGGTGTCCAACTTCAACCACAAGCAGCTGGAGAAGATCCTGAACAAGCCGGGGCTCAAGTACAAGCCCGTCTGCAACCAG GTGGAATGTCACCCTTATCTCAACCAGAGTAAACTGTTGGATTTCTGCAAGTCCCGTGATATTGTTCTTGTTGCCTATAGTGCTCTGGGATCCCAAAGAGTAAAAGGATGGTAA